TGCTGTCTGGCTTAAGAGTTTTCTTCTTTTGGGTTCGATTACTGCTGGTGTCTCTGTTTTTCTGCTGATCTGTGCCTTGTTGAAAGTTGATGAAATTGCACGTGGTTGGCAATTATTACGTGGATCCAGAGGAAAAGGGCATAATGCCTGAAGTTTATTTTATAAAAATTTAGCGCTCATTTGTCGCCAGGTCAGATGACAACATATGCACTCCTGGTTTGGCAGGCATGCTCCAATCATTTTTATTTACGATATATACGCAGATTTCCTGTGGCCAATTTTTTCTCAAAAGCTTTGATCAGCCAACTTTTCAAGAAAACCCGACTGAAAGGTGCAAGGAGAAAAAAACCAGCCAAATCAGTGCAAAATCCCGGTGTTAAAAGGAGTAACCCCCCGACAAGGACCATGGCTCCGTCAATCAACTCTTCAGTGGGCATGCGACCGGCGGCCATTTCCTGCTGTATCCTCTTCACTAAGACTATTCCCTGACTTCTGGCTAAATGAGCACCTGCAACTCCAGTTGCGAGGACCATGAAAATTGTTGGGGCGATGCCGATGGTATTTCCTACAGCGAGAAGAACGTAAATCTCTAGAATCGGGACTAAAATAAACAGGCTAAGAAATATTATAAACATGGAGAATCCTCTATATAGGGGGGGAATTAAAATTTACATAGGTGGTATCTGGTAATTCATTCTAGATGGGTTTACTTTCTGTAAGTAGTTGAAAATAAAAGAGAAAAAAAGTGATTAAAATTTATGCAAGATGCTGAGGTTGCCGTTTCTCCCTGTGCCCTGGAGATTATTCACAGTCCTGTCAACAGGTTTTGCACAGATGATGTTGAAAAACAAGAAACCCCCTTGAAAGATCTACATTTTTTTGTTTCCAATGTTTTTCGGCAAATAATACATATCATTGTTGTCCATTCTGGTCTGCTTTCAGAGCGAGATTCAGAACATAGCGCCGCAGCGCTAAATCTGTGTCGATGTTCTGTTGCTGGGCTTGTTTGACGAGTTTAAAAATTGCGGCAGAGATGCTCTCTGGGCTCTGTTGAATATTTTGCTGTTCATCAACCCTGGGGGGTAAGGTTGATTTATTATGACCTGAATTTTTTTGTTGTTGGCGACACCATTTGTCAGCGAGTTTTAATGCCGGAAGATTTAGGGGTTGACGTGCCCCGAAAGTTGTTGCTTGCCCTTTTGCTTTTAGTTCAAGTTGCTTGATCTGCTCCCAGTCAGGGTATTCTTCATCTGTGTCCGTTAAGGCGAAGATGTGAGGATGACGACGTTTCAGCTTTTGGTCAATCGACTCGGCAATGGCGCCGATTCCGAAGAGCCCTCTTTCGGAGTAGATCTGTGCCTGGAAAATGACTTGTAGAAGAAGATCTCCTAATTCAGCAAGGATTTCAGCGGGGTCGCCTTTTTCTATCGCGTCCACAAGCTCATAGGCTTCTTCCAGAATATAGGGTCGCAGGCTTTCGGGGGTTTGGTTGCGATCCCAGTCGCAGCCATCTGCCGAACGTAGATGTCGCATCGTCTTTACCAGGGAGGCCATCTGATCCATCTCTTGGGCATTCATTCTTTTTAGACCCTTACGGATTGTTGTGAATTTCTGTGATGAAGTTTACTTGCCCCTGTTATTCTGTCATGTTTTAGAGGCCGAGCAAATTGAAAATAAAGTCTTGCAAAGCCCTGAACGATGGGCTATCTAATGTCGCCCGTTTTTACTGGAATTTCCTTGACATGATTCGGCGCTCTTATATAGTGTGTCGCTTTGCCTTGGGGATAGGTTGTTGCGTCTGTTTATAGATAAAATTACAGATATTGGCAGGCCATACACCCAAGTATTGTCCGCTGACGAAATGAATCAACAAATTGGGACTGGTCGTGAGAACTTCTT
Above is a genomic segment from Geopsychrobacter electrodiphilus DSM 16401 containing:
- a CDS encoding FxsA family protein, coding for MFIIFLSLFILVPILEIYVLLAVGNTIGIAPTIFMVLATGVAGAHLARSQGIVLVKRIQQEMAAGRMPTEELIDGAMVLVGGLLLLTPGFCTDLAGFFLLAPFSRVFLKSWLIKAFEKKLATGNLRIYRK
- a CDS encoding MazG nucleotide pyrophosphohydrolase domain-containing protein, with amino-acid sequence MNAQEMDQMASLVKTMRHLRSADGCDWDRNQTPESLRPYILEEAYELVDAIEKGDPAEILAELGDLLLQVIFQAQIYSERGLFGIGAIAESIDQKLKRRHPHIFALTDTDEEYPDWEQIKQLELKAKGQATTFGARQPLNLPALKLADKWCRQQQKNSGHNKSTLPPRVDEQQNIQQSPESISAAIFKLVKQAQQQNIDTDLALRRYVLNLALKADQNGQQ